A genomic stretch from Lathyrus oleraceus cultivar Zhongwan6 chromosome 2, CAAS_Psat_ZW6_1.0, whole genome shotgun sequence includes:
- the LOC127121283 gene encoding uncharacterized protein LOC127121283 — MRNLRSQAFTKKENDTIGRIKPIGRCKKHPKHNQSPGVCSLCLSEKLIQLSSFSKQRKFLVLANDHSSNSSSSCSSSYVSSLSSSSVSSRASPLHCFCFNSDGKSTSLSIFLVRGQNEIIKNKSFGRRKCEDAVGHGNKTCGFWFKLFHVKRKRIEG; from the coding sequence ATGAGAAACCTAAGATCACAAGCCTTCACAAAGAAAGAAAATGACACAATTGGTCGAATCAAACCGATAGGTCGTTGCAAAAAACATCCAAAACACAACCAATCACCTGGCGTGTGTTCTCTTTGTTTAAGTGAAAAGCTTATTCAACTTTCTTCTTTTAGCAAACAAAGAAAATTCTTAGTTCTTGCTAATGATCATAGTTCTAATTCAAGTTCCTCTTGTTCTTCTTCCTATGTTTCTTCATTGTCTTCATCTTCTGTTTCTTCTCGTGCTTCTCCTTTGCATTGTTTTTGTTTTAATAGTGATGGAAAGAGTACCTCATTATCGATCTTCTTGGTTCGTGGCCAAAATGAAATTATAAAGAACAAGTcatttggaagaagaaaatgtgAAGATGCTGTTGGACATGGAAATAAAACATGTGGATTTTGGTTCAAGTTGTTTCATGTTAAAAGAAAGAGAATTGAAGGTTAA